One genomic window of Elaeis guineensis isolate ETL-2024a chromosome 2, EG11, whole genome shotgun sequence includes the following:
- the LOC105041773 gene encoding acyl-lipid (9-3)-desaturase: protein MEGEQKRSISSDELRKHNVATDLWISIQGKVYDVTSWLKDHPGGDLPLRNLAGQDVTDAFVAYHPGTAWKHLDRFLIGHLSDYEVSDVSKDYRRLVGEISKMGLFEKKGHISGVTLVLIAVLFSAAVYGVLFSSCALTHVVCGGMMGFLWIQSGWMGHDSGHYRIVKNAKLNRFVQIVTGNCLTGISIAWWKRNHNAHHIACNSLEFDPDLQHMPLFAVSSRFFSSLTSYFYERKMSFDAVSRFLVSYQHWTFYPVMCFARINLFAQSILLLLSNKKVPNRWQEILGVMVFWVWYPLLVSCLPNWGERLMFVVASFVVTGIQHVQFCLNHFSSSVYVGPPTGNDWFEKQTMGTLNISCSPWMDWFHGGLQFQAEHHLFPRLPRCHLRKVAPFVRELCKKHKLPYSIASFWEANVMTVRTLRTAALQAQDLSNPVPKNLVWEAVNTHG from the coding sequence ATGGAGGGAGAGCAGAAGAGGTCCATTTCTTCGGACGAGCTTCGCAAACACAATGTGGCTACGGATCTGTGGATCTCGATCCAGGGCAAGGTCTACGATGTCACCAGCTGGCTCAAGGACCACCCCGGCGGCGACCTCCCCCTCCGCAACCTCGCGGGCCAGGACGTCACCGACGCTTTCGTCGCCTACCACCCCGGCACCGCCTGGAAGCACCTTGACCGCTTCCTTATCGGGCACCTCTCCGACTACGAAGTCTCCGACGTCTCCAAGGACTACCGCCGCCTCGTCGGCGAGATCTCAAAGATGGGACTTTTCGAGAAGAAGGGCCACATCTCGGGCGTCACTCTTGTCCTCATAGCCGTCCTCTTCTCCGCCGCCGTCTATGGCGTTCTCTTCTCCAGCTGTGCTTTGACGCATGTGGTTTGCGGCGGGATGATGGGGTTCCTCTGGATCCAGTCTGGCTGGATGGGGCACGATTCGGGGCACTATCGGATCGTCAAGAATGCCAAGCTTAATCGCTTCGTCCAGATCGTGACGGGGAATTGCCTCACGGGGATAAGCATAGCGTGGTGGAAGAGGAACCACAACGCCCACCACATTGCCTGCAATAGCCTCGAGTTCGATCCAGATCTCCAGCACATGCCCCTTTTCGCCGTCTCCTCGAGGTTTTTCAGCTCCCTCACCTCTTATTTTTATGAGAGAAAAATGAGTTTTGATGCAGTTTCTAGATTCCTGGTTAGCTACCAGCACTGGACTTTCTATCCTGTCATGTGTTTTGCAAGAATTAATCTTTTTGCTCAATCGATATTGCTTCTGCTGTCGAACAAGAAGGTGCCCAATAGATGGCAGGAGATCCTCGGGGTCATGGTTTTCTGGGTCTGGTATCCGCTCCTTGTCTCATGCTTGCCGAATTGGGGTGAAAGGTTGATGTTCGTTGTCGCGAGCTTCGTGGTAACTGGAATTCAGCATGTTCAGTTTTGTCTGAATCACTTCTCGTCGAGTGTATATGTCGGGCCTCCAACCGGGAATGATTGGTTCGAGAAGCAGACAATGGGTACACTGAACATCTCTTGCTCCCCGTGGATGGATTGGTTCCATGGTGGATTGCAATTCCAGGCGGAGCACCATCTCTTCCCTCGCCTGCCGAGATGTCATCTTAGAAAGGTGGCTCCTTTTGTGAGGGAGCTCTGCAAGAAGCATAAGTTGCCTTACTCGATTGCTTCATTCTGGGAGGCAAATGTGATGACAGTCAGGACTCTCAGGACTGCTGCATTGCAAGCTCAAGACCTGTCAAACCCAGTTCCGAAGAATTTGGTATGGGAGGCTGTTAACACTCATGGATGA
- the LOC105042086 gene encoding LOW QUALITY PROTEIN: G-type lectin S-receptor-like serine/threonine-protein kinase At5g24080 (The sequence of the model RefSeq protein was modified relative to this genomic sequence to represent the inferred CDS: deleted 2 bases in 1 codon) produces the protein MASRSLAILFLMLPQLAHCLTGSIPLNSELSAREDQSWVSENGTFAFGFTSAGHGDQLLLAIWYAKLPGDPTIVWSPNRDFPVGREAVAKLDQIGNLVLVDGNNTVWVSNTSSLDVEYGVMSDSGSFILYNGSSSNRQVAWQSFWHPSDTLLPGQPLFVSVELTSPKSSLGLYSLKMLQQRTSLSLALTYISPEPYFSSLGSHANYSYWSSPEISNATGDVVAELDESGSFGIRYGTSSTGTMYVHKNDSAGNKPILRRIAIGTDGNLRLYRWDNQWVIEWSAVPNPCLVAGICGSGVCNIDSSKSNASCTCLPGTSPVGSGIKGCLSSSIPSPQGNCSGTRNTSIRMETMPQTNYYFSGASTISNYSKVSKGSECAALCLADCNCVASVYGLLEAETYCWTLRSIVFGGLQDPSSTLHVKLGTNSSRTGTGTTGEGSSGPKSDSPRGRVLLPLLLCVSVLVVLLSLLLCYIVQRRRMQQQQGMISGSLSLPGGPAHFSFHDLQTATSNFSRLLGTGGFGSVYKGTLRDGTLVAVKKLDKMLPHGEREFITEVTTIGSMHHMNLVSLSGFCSERTHRLLVYEYMSNGSLDKWIFPSYNGQERLLDWQTRFSITIAIAQGIAYFHEQCRSRIIHCDIKPENILLDEKFCPKVSDFGLAKLMSREHSHVITMVRGTRGYLAPEWVSNRPITVKADVYSYGMLLLEIVGGRRNLDMSLDEEEFFYPGWAFKEMMNGTPLKASDKRLNGILDEEEFLRALQVGFWCIQEDAWMRPSMGEVVKMLEGSVEINVPPMPQTVLELVEEGLHSVYKAMKGDSFSQPTTSSAITCHRSSKATYSYSTTSPR, from the exons ATGGCTTCTCGTAGTCTTGCCATACTCTTTCTCATGCTTCCTCAGCTTGCTCACTGCTTGACAGGTAGCATACCGCTCAATTCGGAGCTGTCAGCACGAGAAGACCAATCTTGGGTCTCTGAGAATGGAACTTTTGCATTTGGATTCACCTCCGCAGGTCATGGTGATCAGTTGCTATTAGCTATATGGTATGCCAAGCTTCCAGGTGATCCAACCATAGTGTGGTCTCCTAACAG AGATTTTCCAGTTGGGAGAGAAGCCGTGGCAAAGCTGGACCAGATCGGAAACCTTGTGCTAGTTGATGGAAACAATACAGTGTGGGTATCCAACACCTCCAGCCTAGATGTGGAGTATGGCGTGATGTCAGACTCCGGGAGCTTCATTCTATATAACGGAAGCAGCAGCAATCGCCAAGTCGCATGGCAGAGCTTCTGGCACCCATCAGACACCCTCCTACCGGGCCAGCCTCTGTTTGTGTCCGTCGAGCTAACATCGCCCAAATCTTCTCTTGGTCTTTACTCTCTCAAAATGCTTCAGCAGCGCACCTCCCTCAGCCTTGCCTTAACCTACATATCTCCAGAGCCCTACTTCTCTTCATTGGGTTCTCATGCCAACTACTCTTACTGGTCTAGCCCAGAAATTTCGAATGCTACAGGCGATGTCGTGGCAGAACTGGATGAATCAGGCAGTTTTGGTATCAGGTATGGGACATCTTCAACTGGTACAATGTATGTCCACAAGAATGATTCTGCAGGGAACAAACCAATTCTTCGAAGGATTGCAATCGGCACAGATGGAAATCTGCGACTCTATCGATGGGACAACCAGTGGGTCATTGAGTGGTCTGCAGTCCCTAATCCATGCTTGGTTGCTGGAATTTGTGGCAGTGGAGTCTGTAACATAGATAGCAGCAAGAGCAATGCTAGTTGTACATGCCTGCCGGGAACTTCTCCGGTAGGCTCAGGTATCAAGGGATGCTTATCAAGCTCAATACCATCACCACAAGGGAACTGCAGTGGGACTCGAAACACGTCGATCAGGATGGAGACTATGCCGCAGACTAACTACTACTTCTCAGGAGCGTCTACAATTTCAAATTACAGTAAGGTGTCAAAAGGCTCGGAGTGTGCTGCATTGTGCCTTGCAGACTGCAATTGTGTGGCATCAGTTTATGGACTTTTGGAGGCAGAGACATATTGCTGGACTCTGAGGAGTATAGTATTTGGAGGATTGCAGGATCCGAGTTCGACACTGCATGTAAAGCTTGGGACGAACAGCTCTAGGACA GGAACAGGGACCACCGGAGAAGGGTCCAGTGGGCCAAAATCGGATTCGCCGAGGGGTAGAGTGCTTCTTCCCTTGCTTCTCTGCGTCTCTGTTCTGGTTGTTCTCCTGAGCTTGCTTTTATGTTACATCGTCCAAAGGAGAAGAATGCAACAACAGCAGGGAATGATCAGTGGCTCTTTGAGCCTACCAGGAGGTCCAGCACATTTCAGTTTCCATGATCTCCAGACAGCGACGTCCAATTTTTCTCGATTGCTCGGAACTG gagggtttggcagtgtGTACAAGGGGACCCTCAGAGATGGAACCTTGGTTGCAGTAAAGAAACTGGACAAGATGTTGCCTCATGGAGAAAGGGAGTTTATTACAGAAGTAACTACTATTGGTTCCATGCATCACATGAATTTGGTTAGCCTTAGTGGGTTTTGTTCTGAGCGAACACATAG GCTTCTGGTATACGAATATATGAGCAACGGATCATTAGACAAATGGATATTTCCTTCATATAATGGGCAAGAGAGATTACTGGACTGGCAAACTCGCTTCAGCATAACCATTGCCATTGCTCAAGGAATTGCATACTTCCACGAACAATGCCGGAGTAGGATCATCCATTGTGATATCAAGCCAGAAAACATTCTATTGGACGAGAAATTCTGTCCCAAGGTATCGGACTTTGGACTAGCAAAACTCATGAGCAGAGAACACTCTCATGTGATCACTATGGTTAGAGGTACGAGAGGCTACTTGGCTCCAGAGTGGGTAAGCAACCGGCCTATCACTGTTAAAGCCGATGTCTACAGCTATGGCATGCTACTTTTGGAGATTGTCGGAGGTCGGAGGAATCTCGACATGTCACTGGATGAAGAAGAATTCTTCTACCCTGGTTGGGCTTTCAAG GAAATGATGAATGGGACACCATTAAAAGCTTCTGATAAAAGACTGAACGGGATTCTGGACGAAGAAGAGTTTCTCAGGGCCCTGCAAGTTGGCTTTTGGTGCATTCAGGAAGACGCATGGATGAGGCCTTCAATGGGAGAAGTGGTTAAAATGTTGGAAGGATCAGTTGAGATCAATGTgccacccatgcctcaaacagtACTAGAGTTGGTTGAGGAAGGGTTGCATAGCGTCTACAAGGCCATGAAAGGGGATTCTTTTAGCCAGCCAACAACTTCTTCGGCGATCACCTGCCACCGATCATCAAAGGCAACCTATAGTTACTCCACCACGTCACCCAGATAG
- the LOC105042094 gene encoding protein TOO MANY MOUTHS, with amino-acid sequence MTTTHPSLLSILALVVLTAIMPCQAEFMVVLPDSSGLVDRPQNGFSNLARTDPAEQRAVYETMAATGNAWATAIPDVCRGRWHGIECMPDRNDVYHVVSLSFGALSDDTAFPTCDPAHATLSPALLHLPYLRSLFFYRCFSGDHPQQIPAFLGGLSPSLRSLILRENGHVGPIPTELGNLTSLGVLDLHGNKLSSSIPQSLQRLTRLQLLDLSYNQLTGPIPDLTNPTLNVLDLSHNFLHGQIPATFGQCDSLIKMDLSRNRLIGSIPDSLSNLKSLILLDLSHNSLSGPLPSSLGKLISLRALLLNGNYMSSATIPEDGFAGLKELFTLVLSNMGLQGPIPESIGELPSLRVLHLDGNKFNGSIPQSFQRLEKLSELRLNDNRLSGPIPFSKEMLWRIGRKLRVYNNPGLCYDASNGRSEGIDSMSGISYCETETKRVVVGAASASISGHQTKHLSSRTDRGPPSRPSSYAPTHGSGILRLLVPITGFLLSVLPLL; translated from the coding sequence ATGACCACCACTCACCCTTCCCTCCTATCAATCTTAGCTCTTGTAGTACTGACGGCGATTATGCCGTGCCAAGCTGAGTTCATGGTGGTCCTGCCGGACTCGTCGGGCCTCGTCGACCGCCCCCAGAACGGGTTCTCCAACCTTGCCCGGACCGACCCCGCCGAGCAGCGCGCCGTGTACGAGACCATGGCGGCCACCGGCAACGCCTGGGCCACCGCAATCCCAGACGTGTGCCGCGGCCGGTGGCATGGAATCGAGTGCATGCCTGACCGCAATGACGTCTACCACGTCGTCTCCCTCTCCTTCGGCGCCCTCTCCGACGACACTGCCTTCCCGACCTGCGACCCCGCTCATGCCACCCTCTCCCCTGCCCTCCTCCACCTCCCCTACCTCCGTTCCCTCTTCTTCTACCGCTGCTTCTCCGGCGACCACCCCCAGCAGATCCCGGCCTTCCTCGGCGGCCTTAGCCCTTCCCTCCGATCCCTCATCCTCCGTGAGAATGGCCATGTGGGGCCAATTCCGACCGAGCTCGGCAACCTGACGTCCCTCGGAGTGCTTGACCTCCATGGCAACAAATTGAGCTCTTCCATTCCCCAGTCTCTCCAACGGCTAACTCGTCTCCAATTGCTGGATTTGAGCTATAACCAATTGACAGGACCAATTCCGGACCTCACAAATCCCACCTTGAACGTCCTGGACCTCAGCCATAACTTCCTCCACGGCCAAATCCCGGCCACTTTTGGCCAATGCGATTCCCTCATCAAAATGGATTTGAGTAGAAATCGCCTTATAGGTTCCATTCCAGACTCTCTGAGCAATCTAAAGAGCTTAATTCTACTTGATTTGAGTCACAACTCACTCTCCGGTCCTTTGCCGAGCTCTCTCGGAAAACTGATTTCTCTGAGAGCACTACTCCTCAATGGGAATTATATGAGCTCAGCCACAATTCCAGAAGACGGTTTTGCTGGGCTAAAAGAGTTGTTCACATTGGTTCTATCCAACATGGGGCTGCAAGGACCAATACCGGAGTCCATTGGAGAATTGCCGAGCCTTCGAGTTCTCCATCTTGATGGCAACAAGTTCAATGGTTCGATACCGCAGAGCTTCCAGAGATTGGAGAAGCTCAGTGAGTTGAGGTTGAATGATAACCGACTTTCGGGGCCAATTCCTTTCAGTAAGGAGATGCTGTGGAGGATAGGGAGGAAGCTGAGGGTCTATAACAACCCAGGGCTTTGTTACGATGCGAGTAATGGAAGGTCTGAGGGCATTGATTCGATGTCGGGCATCAGTTATTGCGAGACTGAGACCAAAAGGGTGGTGGTAGGAGCTGCAAGTGCGAGTATCAGCGGCCACCAGACGAAGCATTTGTCATCGAGGACCGACCGCGGGCCACCTTCCAGACCTAGCTCATACGCCCCAACTCATGGATCTGGAATTCTTCGACTACTTGTTCCGATCACTGGGTTCCTGCTCTCTGTTCTTCCATTGTTGTAA
- the LOC105041782 gene encoding protein ABIL1 isoform X2 has product MQQWRPENPAMTSDEVSMERSKGFVMALQELKNLRPQLYSAAEYCENSYLHNEQKQMVLDNLKDYAVQALVNAVDHLGTVAYKLTDLFEQQTLDVSTVGLKISCLNQKILTCQKYTDKEGIRQQRMFTNTARYHKHYILPNSVSRRMQSSPQLQTDVNLIHVQAKPRPHSSGSPASKTLSWHLASETNSASDRAPHAVPSTGNVKAPKITAEVFHLLNAEDTAAPMPLSTHLQSASSNPTSSLGLHSFGIRDPVEPSKPLITFRSFDNPGRLQIYRPPVRSKSLLSAFFAKNKSLKPRKAPVL; this is encoded by the exons ATGCAGCAATGGCGGCCAGAGAACCCGGCAATGACCTCCGACGAGGTATCCATGGAGAGGAGCAAGGGCTTCGTCATGGCCTTGCAG GAACTGAAGAACTTGAGGCCTCAGCTTTACTCTGCTGCCGAGTATTGTGAAAACTCTTACCTTCACAATGAACAGAAACAGAT GGTCCTGGATAATCTGAAAGATTATGCTGTTCAAGCCCTTGTCAATGCAGTAGATCACCTTGGTACTGTTGCTTACAAGTTGACAGACCTGTTTGAACAGCAAACATTGGATGTTTCAACTGTGGGGCTAAAGATTTCATGTCTGAACCAG AAAATTCTTACTTGCCAAAAATACACTGATAAAGAGGGTATTAGGCAGCAGCGAATGTTCACAAATACCGCAAGATATCACAAACATTACATTCTACCAA ATTCTGTCAGCAGAAGAATGCAGAGTAGTCCACAACTACAAACTGATGTTAATTTAATTCATGTGCAAGCAAAACCTCGTCCTCATTCTTCAG GCAGCCCTGCATCAAAAACTCTTTCCTGGCATCTAGCCTCTGAGACCAACTCTGCATCAGATCGAGCACCTCATGCAGTACCAAG CACTGGAAATGTTAAAGCTCCCAAGATAACTgctgaagtcttccatcttttgA ATGCAGAAGACACTGCTGCACCAATGCCCTTATCAACTCATCTTCAGTCAGCTAGTTCCAATCCCACTTCTTCTCTGGGTTTGCACTCATTTGGCATTAGG GATCCTGTGGAGCCTTCAAAACCTTTAATCACATTCAGATCCTTTGACAACCCTGGACGGCTTCAAATTTATCGGCCTCCTGTTCGCAGTAAGAGCTTGCTGTCAGCATTTTTTGCCAAAAACAAATCCTTAAAGCCAAGAAAAGCTCCCGTCTTGTGA
- the LOC105041782 gene encoding protein ABIL1 isoform X1, with product MQQWRPENPAMTSDEVSMERSKGFVMALQELKNLRPQLYSAAEYCENSYLHNEQKQMVLDNLKDYAVQALVNAVDHLGTVAYKLTDLFEQQTLDVSTVGLKISCLNQKILTCQKYTDKEGIRQQRMFTNTARYHKHYILPNSVSRRMQSSPQLQTDVNLIHVQAKPRPHSSGAGYLHSMLIQLFLLSLFIDLHIHVEYHVDWLKGSPASKTLSWHLASETNSASDRAPHAVPSTGNVKAPKITAEVFHLLNAEDTAAPMPLSTHLQSASSNPTSSLGLHSFGIRDPVEPSKPLITFRSFDNPGRLQIYRPPVRSKSLLSAFFAKNKSLKPRKAPVL from the exons ATGCAGCAATGGCGGCCAGAGAACCCGGCAATGACCTCCGACGAGGTATCCATGGAGAGGAGCAAGGGCTTCGTCATGGCCTTGCAG GAACTGAAGAACTTGAGGCCTCAGCTTTACTCTGCTGCCGAGTATTGTGAAAACTCTTACCTTCACAATGAACAGAAACAGAT GGTCCTGGATAATCTGAAAGATTATGCTGTTCAAGCCCTTGTCAATGCAGTAGATCACCTTGGTACTGTTGCTTACAAGTTGACAGACCTGTTTGAACAGCAAACATTGGATGTTTCAACTGTGGGGCTAAAGATTTCATGTCTGAACCAG AAAATTCTTACTTGCCAAAAATACACTGATAAAGAGGGTATTAGGCAGCAGCGAATGTTCACAAATACCGCAAGATATCACAAACATTACATTCTACCAA ATTCTGTCAGCAGAAGAATGCAGAGTAGTCCACAACTACAAACTGATGTTAATTTAATTCATGTGCAAGCAAAACCTCGTCCTCATTCTTCAGGTGCTGGATATCTGCATTCGATGCTCATTCAATTATTTCTATTGTCTCTCTTTATAGATTTGCATATTCATGTTGAATATCATGTTGATTGGCTTAAAGGCAGCCCTGCATCAAAAACTCTTTCCTGGCATCTAGCCTCTGAGACCAACTCTGCATCAGATCGAGCACCTCATGCAGTACCAAG CACTGGAAATGTTAAAGCTCCCAAGATAACTgctgaagtcttccatcttttgA ATGCAGAAGACACTGCTGCACCAATGCCCTTATCAACTCATCTTCAGTCAGCTAGTTCCAATCCCACTTCTTCTCTGGGTTTGCACTCATTTGGCATTAGG GATCCTGTGGAGCCTTCAAAACCTTTAATCACATTCAGATCCTTTGACAACCCTGGACGGCTTCAAATTTATCGGCCTCCTGTTCGCAGTAAGAGCTTGCTGTCAGCATTTTTTGCCAAAAACAAATCCTTAAAGCCAAGAAAAGCTCCCGTCTTGTGA
- the LOC105041782 gene encoding probable protein ABIL1 isoform X3: MVLDNLKDYAVQALVNAVDHLGTVAYKLTDLFEQQTLDVSTVGLKISCLNQKILTCQKYTDKEGIRQQRMFTNTARYHKHYILPNSVSRRMQSSPQLQTDVNLIHVQAKPRPHSSGSPASKTLSWHLASETNSASDRAPHAVPSTGNVKAPKITAEVFHLLNAEDTAAPMPLSTHLQSASSNPTSSLGLHSFGIRDPVEPSKPLITFRSFDNPGRLQIYRPPVRSKSLLSAFFAKNKSLKPRKAPVL; encoded by the exons AT GGTCCTGGATAATCTGAAAGATTATGCTGTTCAAGCCCTTGTCAATGCAGTAGATCACCTTGGTACTGTTGCTTACAAGTTGACAGACCTGTTTGAACAGCAAACATTGGATGTTTCAACTGTGGGGCTAAAGATTTCATGTCTGAACCAG AAAATTCTTACTTGCCAAAAATACACTGATAAAGAGGGTATTAGGCAGCAGCGAATGTTCACAAATACCGCAAGATATCACAAACATTACATTCTACCAA ATTCTGTCAGCAGAAGAATGCAGAGTAGTCCACAACTACAAACTGATGTTAATTTAATTCATGTGCAAGCAAAACCTCGTCCTCATTCTTCAG GCAGCCCTGCATCAAAAACTCTTTCCTGGCATCTAGCCTCTGAGACCAACTCTGCATCAGATCGAGCACCTCATGCAGTACCAAG CACTGGAAATGTTAAAGCTCCCAAGATAACTgctgaagtcttccatcttttgA ATGCAGAAGACACTGCTGCACCAATGCCCTTATCAACTCATCTTCAGTCAGCTAGTTCCAATCCCACTTCTTCTCTGGGTTTGCACTCATTTGGCATTAGG GATCCTGTGGAGCCTTCAAAACCTTTAATCACATTCAGATCCTTTGACAACCCTGGACGGCTTCAAATTTATCGGCCTCCTGTTCGCAGTAAGAGCTTGCTGTCAGCATTTTTTGCCAAAAACAAATCCTTAAAGCCAAGAAAAGCTCCCGTCTTGTGA